AGACTTGTAAGATCAATAGTTTTTCTGACGTCTATTGCTTGGTCAGAAGGAGTGAATTCTTCAAGATTTTTAAGGTTAAATCCGAGATCCTCTCTATCCTTTTGTGAGTCATAGGTTTTGGGAATAAAGAGATAAAAACTTTTATCATTAGTTTTGTATATGGTCCAGTCTGTAGCGCACTCTTGTAGGAATTTATTTTTTATTTTTTTTATTGTTTCTTCAGTGGCTGTTAAAAAAAGATTAAAGATGTGGCTTGTGGTTATAACAGGGTATTGTTTTTCACATAGTGCGAGCGTAAAACCTATGGATATTGCCTCTTCTGCGTTGTTTTCTGTTGTATTGAGAAGGATAATAACGTCGTGGAGATGGGGGTTTCTTGTGATATTTTTTTCTGTGTTATTTTTTGTTTCTTCTTCATTTTTTTTTATTATTTTAACTGGTGTTGGTTTTTTTAATAATTGTTTGTTTAGATCTGCTAGTTCTTGCTCGGTTAAAGGAAATGTAGAGATTTTCGATGATTGTTCTATTTCTGGGTTATCTGTAGCCGTAGGTGCTTCTGGAGTTTGTGCAGCATTAATAATCATAGTACATGCTTGTGCTAGTATGAATAAGAATACTATGTTTCTGAATTTCATAAGATTCCTTTTTTTATAATTAAGAGTTCATATGAAGCTAACTACTCTTTCATTCGTTCGTCAATAATAGTGAATTTGATGATATTACCTTCTATACGGCTGCGAATTTTAATGCCCGGCACAAAGGCTTCTTCTTTTAAAATCCAACTGCCCGCCCAATGGTGAAGCGCGAATGTTTCCGGTTTGATTATGTTTTCTATAGTTGATCGATCTTTGGTTTCTTTATCAATGGGATAAAAAAAACTTGCCGGGAACACGATGTCGGTGGTTGTCCCGGTGCTTGCAAGATCTAACACTGCTTGGGTAAAAAGCATGGGTCCTGTTTTTATCACAATGTTTTGTTCGGCACTTTTGTCATTTTTTATGCCATCGATGCAGGTGCGTACTATTGGATGGCCAGAAATTGAGCCAATCAAGCCATTGGGAATAATAATGGGGGCCAGAAACATAGCCATGCCAGGTAACTCAAGGCCAGTATAAAAATCATACGAGTAGTGCAAAACATCAAAAGGTTGTACGCACTCAAAATCGGTGTCGACATAGAGTCCTCCAAAACGATACAGAATTTCGTAGCGGGCAATGTCGGAACGTTCGGCATAGTTTATGGCCGTGTCATAGGCTGCTTGATTTTCTAGGCCCAGAGCGGCAATGTCGGCATCGGTCCATAGTTTATACTCCCAATCTGGGTGGTGCTGTTGCCAGGTGGCTGCAAGATTTTTAAATTTTTCTGGCAATGGTGAGCCCAGCCATATTTGGTGAATTATTTTGGGAATCTTTGGCGTTGCCTGCGGTGCACTATTGGTTGATATATTTTTGTTGTACAGTGCTTGAAAGTGTGTGAGCATATTTTGTGCGGCAGCAGTCTGCGTTCCCTTGATGTAGTAATGGCTGTAGAGTGGATGATTTTTACCCATAGCGGTTTGAAAATCAACAGGGTGATTGGTAATGTCGTTGGCAACACAAAGCGTAGTGGTGATGAATAGGCAGTATGCAAATAGCTTCATTCAAGTTCCTTTATATGTAAGAAAGGGTTTACCGTGTACGATAAACCCTTTCTTATTTTTATTCAATGCATAGCGCGAGAAATAAGATTTTTATTTATGCTCTATTTCCGCTTGCTGTTTTTCAATGGTTTCAGTTTGCTCCGAATGCTTCTTAGCAGCATCTTCCTTTTCCTGTTCTTGAGGGCAAAGTTCGTAGATGCCAGGTAGCACTTGTGCTGTTGAGGCTGATGGTTTTTGCACATTGGTGATTTGTGCCAAGGTGTTAGCCAATTGTGTACTATACACTTTTTGAACTACTTTTTTCTTTTCGATCTCACCTTTTTTATAGATGACTAATGGCACATGGGTGTCATAATTATATGGCGATTCATGTGAAGTACCGGTGGTGTATTTGGTGAGTAATGCATAAGGTTGCAGTTGCACAAACAGCTGGCCGCTTCTACCAGGGTAGCGTTGCATTTTGAAGTTGTTTTCTAGTTCTTGATGCACAGGGTCGAATGGCAACATGTCGAGCTCAGAATAGGTCCAGACATTTTTGACGCCATCTTTGAGCATCAAAAATGCTTTGAGTTCTTTGGTGATATCAGCCATTGCTGCCGTGTTAAGTTCTTTGAGCAATTTTCCATCAAAGTAAAAATGAGGCATTTGAAAGTGAGTGACCAAGCTGCCTATTTGATGTTTTTTGAGAACGACTTCATTCATCTCTTTAATAAGATCTTGGACCGATAATTTGTAGGCAGTCTTAATGCCTTTCTCTTTAAGGATGCCCTGCATTGGCACGACGCCATGGTCGGCCGTGAGCACGAAAAGCACTTTGTTTTTACCGATCTTTTTTTGTGCGTATTGAATGAATTTCTTTAATGCTGCATCAACATGATAGACCATATCGATCGCTTCAAGAGAATCGGGGCCGTATTGATGGGCGATTAAGTCTAAGCTGCTGAGCGATATCCACAACAAGAGCTCATTGTTTTTAGTTAAATTTTTGTCGATACAATCTTGTGCTAATTCGAGGAGAAGGTCGTTGCCCATGGGTGATTTATAAACGGATGTAAACGGATCTTTATTGCTAGGGTCGTGGTTGATGGTACGTGTTTTGCCAATGACACTCTCGTTGTGAGCTGCATAGGCATAGTTATGTGTTTGTGCAAAATCATAATATTTACTGTTTTGCTCGTACATTAAATTCCATTGTGTTGTTGTCAGTTCATTAACCTTTTTTCGTTTATTAAATTCTACAACCCATGAAGGTAGTTGATTGAAGTAAGCTTTGCTGGAGGTAAAAAGCCCGGTTTCATTGTCAAACCAGATTGCTTTGCCAAGCTTGGTTGCCGTGGTGATAGCAGCACGACTTTTGATGGATAAGCTAAATGCCACGTGAGGCGTGTTAGGCTGTGATTGTAATACAAATTGGTCGCTTAGCCCATCGACCATAATGAGTTTGGGTCCTTTGCCGTAATTGTGCATTTCGGTTTCTGATTTAAATACAGCGGCTGTTGTTGCATCGTCATCATCAGGCGCTATTTCTTTGCCTGAGACATCAAACCAAGAATTGGCAATAATGCCGTGATCTTTTGGCAACACGCCCGTGTTTAATGCGGTGTGGCCAACTGCTGTTTCAGGCATTGCATGCGGATGGTGGGCGTTTTCGT
The sequence above is drawn from the Candidatus Dependentiae bacterium genome and encodes:
- a CDS encoding glycosyltransferase translates to MKLFAYCLFITTTLCVANDITNHPVDFQTAMGKNHPLYSHYYIKGTQTAAAQNMLTHFQALYNKNISTNSAPQATPKIPKIIHQIWLGSPLPEKFKNLAATWQQHHPDWEYKLWTDADIAALGLENQAAYDTAINYAERSDIARYEILYRFGGLYVDTDFECVQPFDVLHYSYDFYTGLELPGMAMFLAPIIIPNGLIGSISGHPIVRTCIDGIKNDKSAEQNIVIKTGPMLFTQAVLDLASTGTTTDIVFPASFFYPIDKETKDRSTIENIIKPETFALHHWAGSWILKEEAFVPGIKIRSRIEGNIIKFTIIDERMKE
- a CDS encoding alkaline phosphatase family protein, with amino-acid sequence MTHTNHFFFNRITLLLLLTVSAPALCIEKPHATIVFVIDQFAYHYLYKLKPFLTGGIRFLLDNGVVYENAHHPHAMPETAVGHTALNTGVLPKDHGIIANSWFDVSGKEIAPDDDDATTAAVFKSETEMHNYGKGPKLIMVDGLSDQFVLQSQPNTPHVAFSLSIKSRAAITTATKLGKAIWFDNETGLFTSSKAYFNQLPSWVVEFNKRKKVNELTTTQWNLMYEQNSKYYDFAQTHNYAYAAHNESVIGKTRTINHDPSNKDPFTSVYKSPMGNDLLLELAQDCIDKNLTKNNELLLWISLSSLDLIAHQYGPDSLEAIDMVYHVDAALKKFIQYAQKKIGKNKVLFVLTADHGVVPMQGILKEKGIKTAYKLSVQDLIKEMNEVVLKKHQIGSLVTHFQMPHFYFDGKLLKELNTAAMADITKELKAFLMLKDGVKNVWTYSELDMLPFDPVHQELENNFKMQRYPGRSGQLFVQLQPYALLTKYTTGTSHESPYNYDTHVPLVIYKKGEIEKKKVVQKVYSTQLANTLAQITNVQKPSASTAQVLPGIYELCPQEQEKEDAAKKHSEQTETIEKQQAEIEHK